taaagcgctttgagtggggtgtccagaaaagccttaTATCAGTGTaaagtattagtattattattaccagtttttattattataactgtctttggactgtgggaggaaaccaaagcaccaGTCAGAAACGAggacaaacacaggaagaatatACAAAATCCACACAGAGAACTCCCCAGGCAACTATGCTGCCCAAAACCTCCCAGGTCCAGGTACTCCAGGTCATGTCCTCTCAGGTACATAAGAAAATAAGATCATtgtgtaattataataataataaactttatttaatatagcgcctttaaaggtggcttctcaaagcgctttacaggatgacaataacaataaataagaagactacaacaataaataagaagatttcacaagataggacacaattgaTAACATAAGGTTGGGACATCAGAGGACACAAGGCTCATCAGGAACTGAGTCTGACACTACCAGTCTGGGACAGTTATCATTTAGAAAACCTTATTCATACAGGTTTAACACCATCTGAGAGTTATGCGATTTATCTTCATGTTTTTGGAAATAATCTCCAAGTGAATGTCATAATTTCCAGACAAATCTAATAAAATAGCAGAGGTTCAGTAACCATAAAGATGTGCGTAAtgcctttatttcttttgaaactgtttgtgcagcaggaTGATGAAGTACACTTCAGTGGTCAGGACTTTGTAGAATGTTTTATAACTGTGGGGGCTTGGAGTCCACGTTTACTTCAGTTTCCTCTTCTAGAACTCATGCTCATTAATGATTCGAGAAATACAGGTGTCCTCATACGCGttaggtcagtgtgtgtcagcatGATGAAGGCCCTCGGACATTTGCTTCACATTCAGGACGTGAAATGAAAGATAGGGGCAATCTGGACCTTGTCCCAGTAAAAGACGCGAGGCCGTTGGGCCTCTGCTGATTGTCTGTCCTGCGCAGGAttctgccccctgctggagagCTGAAGCGCTGGCGTCATGTTGAAGAATGTTCCGGAAAGTCAAGAAGcgtcacagcagcagcagctcgcAGAGCAGTGAGATCAGCACCAAGAGCAAGGTGGGTGGGCCTCAACAGGGGAAGGGTGTCCTCTCCTGGGGGGCCGAGTGTTGCTGCTTAAGCACAGCCCTGCGCTGCAGGTGTGCCTGGAGACATTTAGTATCGTTGCCGATGTCTGAATATTTTTCAGTGCATATGTCCTGGATCCTTAATCAATTAAAACATGACGCAGATGAGCAGTAAGATATCACGTCAGAAGGTTCCTGTGAAACTCTTACCCTCTCTACAGCTCCCGATCTAGACTTTGTAATCCTGCTAGTGGAGTTACAGGCATTTGAACGTGTTGCTGTGCCGCCGTGTTTGGAACTGTCAGCAAATTTATccagcagtgcagtgcagtctcAGGTTTGAGAGCACCACAGGGAGGGCCACTGGCACTTCAGTAATCAGTTCATTTGGGTGGAgtggtaaaaaaaggaaacctcTTCATTTACTGTTCATTTGATCCAGAGGCTGAGTGAAAAAGAGTAAGCATGTAAGCGCTTTTAGCCAATGTCCTGTAATAACCTTAATGGACAAATATCTCGGACGGACTTTCTTGTATTGACTATTCTCTGTTCTCTTAATGTAAAGTAATGCTTTAGTTACACCAGTTTCTGTGCACAAACTGGCACAAGCTCAGTGATCAGACATTCTAGTTCTGATGTCCCCGCACAAGCGCACTGCGTGAGAGAAAACCAGGGCAGAGGTTAATTTTGAGGAGATGAGTCGACATGTTCACATGCCTGTAACCCCGCTAGCAGGATTACAAAGTCGCGATCGCAAGCTTCCCGCATTCCTGCCCTCTTGTGCGTTAGCCGGCCTCTCTTCCCACCCCTCGCTACTGAGCCCGTTCCAGATGGATTGTGGGGCTGGGCGTTCACAGGTGTGCCCGCGCTCGGCTCGACGAGAGAACAGCCTGTGGGCCACCGCAGGGGCGGAGCACACAAGCCCAGGGTACGCCAGCGGAGCAGGGGGCAGAAACAGCTGTGTCTCAGTGTCTGTCCCTGTGTTCAGTCTGTAGACTCCAGCCTGGGGGGGCTCTCCAGATCCAGCACGGTCGCCAGTCTCGACACCGACTCCACCAAGAGCTCAGGTAAGTCCCGCGAGTGACACACCACCAGCAGGCCCTTTAAGATGCAGAAAAGGCTTGTGGCCCCTTCATGTTCTGGCCTACGATCCTTCAAGCATGCTGTAAACCTgtgatatatgtatttataaggTTTACAGTCAGTTCCTTGGAGAACTAGCTGGCCTATTCCTGTCTGGCTCAGGGATGAGAAACTGTATTCCACTTCTAGTTAGACACTAGTTAGTCCTTGCAGTGCAAAATCAGAACTTAAATATACAAGCAATGTGTGAATGGATACATATTTATATGACATCTACTGCTAAATCAAGAAATTGCTAGTTGCTATTAATTATCTGTACAGTCAGGTATTTTTTCTAGGGTAGCACATTGgcgcagtagttagcattgctgcctcacaggactggggccctgggttgaaTCACTGGGGTGCTAATGTGTGTGGAGTTGGTGCATTCTCCCCTTGTTCATACGGGTTTcgtctgggtgctccagtttcctcccacagtccaaagacataccggtaggcttctgggaaagttggaactggtatgtgtgtctgtgtgtgttgtacggtggactggtgtcccatccagggtgcgccctgccttgtgcccgttgcttgctgggataggctccagctccttaaagtggttagaaaatggaaggattttTTTAACCAATAATTCAATCGCCCCCCACTCAAGACATCAATATAGTTTTGCATTAAGCCATGCAGTACATAATCATTAAACAGTTATTGCATTGTATTACTTCAGTCATTTCAGTTAGTCTTCTCATCACAGAGAATTTAATTAGCAGAGAAATGCCATAGatagatatatatattatttttgtttatttgttagTCCTTTTTTCTCAAcccaattaaaaataacatttccttGAAAATAGAATCTTAGCAGATGCAATTTTATAAGAAGGATGTAATTATTTGGAAAATGTTAGAAGATATATCTTGTTTCTGTTGATCCCCAAACAATAGTTCAGATAAATCAGACATAATGCTGGTCTCTTTCATGATTGAGGTTTAAGTGTGGAGATTTGTCCCTGTTGGGGTAGTTAACATCActgtctcacagtgctgggggcctgggttcaattcctggggtgccatctgtgtggagtttgtatgttctacctTTGTTTGCATGGATTTGCTCTAGGTGCTCCGTGCTCCTCACACAGtccagacatgctggtaggttaattggcttctgagaaactcGACCCTGGTGTCAGCCTGAGAGTGtttgtgtttgagtctgtgtgtgccctgcgactGGCGGCCCATTCAAGGTGTGTCCttgccttgtgcctgctgcATGTCagggtaggctctggctcccttgtGACTGTACTGGAAaacgtggttagaaaatggatggatagaaacATCTATCTGCATTCACAGAACTGGTAACGACACACTAATTTCTCTTTGCCTTTCCTTGTCCATCTGGGTAAGAGTTTGTCTTGGATTTTTCTTCAAAATGCCTTCAGAGAAATTCCCCCGCCCTTTCTTTTGTGTGAATCTCATTCTCATATTTCACAAGAAGCAAGGAAACACGGGAACAGAATTTAAcgaacaaacaagaacaaaagtaCCAAACGGAAGCACTTGTTGTATTTTCAGGTAACAGCACCTCAGACGCCTGCGCTGAATTCCGGGTGAAGTATGTTGGTGCGATAGAGAGACTGCAGTTCGAGATGTGCAGGACTCTGCAGGAGCCTCTGGAGTTGATAAACTATATTGATGTGGCACAGGTAAGAGCCTGGCGGAGCTGGCTCACTGTGGTGATCTACATGATCTCTGGGGTACCCTGGGTGGGCGCGGAAGTCATAAAGATATAGGCCAGGGACTGTTCACTTGAGGTGCTCTTCCTGCTATgaaaaagacaaacatttaACCAGTATCAAAAAAATAGTTTCTCCAGGGAACCCTCTACTGACAGTTTAAGAAATGTTAGCCTAAGATAAATCCAAATTGTGTAACAGCATGCAGGCGAGAATACCAAACACCACAAAGGCTAGACCAAGACGATTTTTActcccagtcctggagggtTATCATGGCTAACTTGTCACACTCAAGTGTGGAAAAAGACCTGGAAGGAGTGGAAATATAGATCTCGtaactgcatatacagtatcattcaGATGAAGCCATTAAGAGTCTGgagtggaatgaaaaccaggaacagaCATGAGTATCGGGGCCAAAAGTACCTCAAGCTTCTCCCCtgactcctgtgatggacagctCTGACTCCTGAGCCGAGTCAGGGCCTCCATGACACAACGTGGAGGAACAACAAAGAAGAAGGATTGTTCTGGATCCACAAGACACAAAGCACATACAGAGTACCACAACTAGTACCGCAGCAAATCGTACAACACCAGTCCACAATAACACAGTGAGATCCTGACTTAAAAATATCTTGTGAGCAAGTGAGTAGAGATGATGAAAGACCTCCTCTGGGGTCATACAAGGAGGGAAAAGCACAGGCCATCCcacctttttttttgtgttttcaccGTTCGTTGATCTGGCTTAAAAGGaacagtgacaaaaaaaaatccttaaacaGGGTTTCCCACTGGAAGAAGCTTAGGCCTGGTGGTGAGACTGTGATTACATACCATCGTGGCCGCTGGCTGGCAGACGATGCAGCGTATCGCCACGAAACGGTATTTCCACACGGATTCGTGTGTACATTTGGTTGGTGTCCCCGCCTGGCCTGTTTACAACTGCGGGAAACCCCTGCTAAAAGAATCCAGAGGCAGCCATTGAAAAACGAGGGGGACCAAGAGTGAGATCACCACACCATCACCACAGTGGAACAGACAGTCCCTCCCCGAGAGGATCACAGGTGCCTGTTTCCActgccccccccaaaaaaagtcattaattttttttcttctccctcAAAGCAAGACGGAAAGCTGCCCTTCGTGCCTGCGGATGAAGAGCTCGTCCTCAGCGTGTCGAAGAACGGCGTGAAAGTCTCCTCTGTGGATCAGTGTGTAAGCTGTTCGCCCTGTTGGCCTTCGGGACAGCACGTCACCACGCCCACGCCGCGCCAGCTCTTCGGCACCAGTCCTCAACCGGGGCTTTGCTGGCGATCCGAAGGGCGTGGTTGTTTGAGTGATCCTATCACCTACCAGCTGGAATGCTGCCTCTTCACGGCTTACGCTGGCTACGCATtcctgtcattttgtttttccgtTATGTGCTACAAAACGCACGGTTTCTGTTTCACGCGAAACGTGTCACGCTAACAGATAACGGGCTGCTCAAGCAGCAAACGACGTTTCCAAGTAATGGCCGGGGCAGTCGACCGCAGGGAAGCCCGTGGTCTTCTTGTGTGCTGTTCAGTGAGCTCAGGTGAAAACGATTGCTGTCCTGAGAAGGTGGCGGAACTGGTGCGGGCGTTTGCAGAAACGTGCCGTTGGGCACTTTCAGACAGACAAGCCCgctgggggaggaggaggagggctccagggtttttttttgggggggaggatGGGATGCAGTCACGATGCACTCTGCAGTCAGCAGCCCTGTCTGTATTAGCGGAGTCCCGCAGGTGGCGCAGCAGTTCTGTAGGGATAGCAGGCGCGCGGCTCTCGCGGAGCGCTTCACCGCTGCCCTTGCCCCGCAGGACGTGCTGCACCGCTACCCCTTGTACCTGATCGTGCGCATGCTGTGCTACGATGACGGGCTGGGCGCGGGCAGAAACCTCCTGGCCCTGAAGACGACGGACCCCGAGCAGGAGCAGTGCAGTATCTGGGTGTACCAGTGCAACAGCTCGGTGAGTCTCTCCCTCGGGGGGGCCTGGGAAAGCCAAGGTTGCTGccggaagaggtgctagtgggggccagtagggggcgctcaccctgtaaaGGATTTTCATGAGGCCTTCTAAAAGCCTGACTCTCGGAGGAAGACTCCAAGCTCGGGGTAGCTGCCTCTTAACATGACCACAGTCCCGTACATCTGAAAAGGGAACCTGAACAGTAGGCCTTAGGATCTGAGACAGACCACAGCTTtgccagtttggtcaaattAACTGGTTTAAAATTGGAATATTTCTTTGAAATTTAACTTTTCAGCTTTCCCCAGCCGGAAGAGCGCAGAGTTTGCATATAGGGCTTTACTGCCATCAAGACTGGAAGATGCCCACCTTGCGCTGACCAGGCAACAAGCCTGAATCCTGCACAGGGACCTCTGCTGTGTGCTATCTGGAGGACACCCCCCCAGCAAACCAAGCAGCTTGCTGCCTGTCTTTGCTTTAGTGTCCTCCAGGCTGCCGGACCCCCGTTGTGGGACACAGGCAGGCTCACACTGTGAGGCCCCCTCATTGTTTGGGAAGAGGggtaaaaaatactttaacgTAAAGAATGGCATGATGGGAAGATGAAGGCCACCATTTTGAAACTCCTAAGGAAGGGTAGATTCGGCTGGGACGTTTCTTCACAACCGTGGGCTTTAGCCGAGAATCACAGTATGTGGTAAATGCTCCAGATTCGACTCAAGTCGAGAAACAGAGCCAGAGGGTTCAAGTGGAGGAGCACGCACCCTGGGCTGAGGTGAGGCCCCCCTCTCGGAGGGCCTGGACACAGGAGGGGCTACAGCACTCTTTCAACACTGCAGCCCCGGCTAAGACCGGCTGTTTGATCTTCAGTTGGTCTTCAGCATGCGAGTCGGGGTCCTTTGGTTTATCTTCACAGGAACAGGCCCAAGCCATCTGCAAGGTGCTGTCCGGGGCCTTCGACGCCGTCCTCGCTTCGGGGAAGTCCTGAAGCTCGTACGAAGGGGGCCGGCCGGCCCTCGGGAGGGGACGCTGGCCGCAGCGCGGGAGTTTGTCCACGCCCTCCGCCCTGCGGCTGAGCGGAGCCACGCTGCGTCTGTACGAACTTTGAGCGAAGCTAATTTAAACTTATTTAATGTAAAGTACCAAACCTCAAGGCACGATTCTCGGTGAGAGCTCAGGCGTCAGGGGTGCCCTCCTCTGCTAAGCCACATGAAGAAACCGTTTTTATCATCACAGCCCTCATAGGAGGCTCCTGGCGCTTTTGAGTGGAAGGTGCCAGGTCTGGGGCACGCTGCCCAGGCGTGGCCATGTGGTCCGGATTTGAAGCACAAAGCCACTGTGATCATGAAGATGCtgtaattgtgtattttttttggtttgttatCTGaatgctgtcatttttttttgctacacatttttttgttACCTAGAAACAACTCCGAAAGGTATTTATATCAAACCGTTTTCTATCCAGGCTCCGTgggcagtgttttgtttttgtttccccAGCCGTTTGTGATGCGTGTTTATACGGTACAGTAAAGAGTGAGATGTTGCAGCTGACCGGAAGCTCTTTTCTTGTCTGATCCATGTTGGCGTTCTGTGTCCAGTTTAGTACAATTAAAattagagaaaagaagaaagctgTCAAGCGAGAGAAGGCCATTTTGCCCCTCTAACCCCGTTAGTAGCAAATTGAACTCAAGATCTCATCGATATCCTCTTCCAACAGCAGGGCTGggtagcctgttccacactcccaccactgtTTGGATAAAGAAGTGTCTACTGCTCTTAGTGTTTATTGACTTCCACACTGTTTACACTTGTGCCCTCTGACTTGTGGAACAGCACAGATAACATTCTTTTTGACCTACAGAAGCTGTCTCCTGAGGACTATGATATCAACACCATGTTGCCGAGCTGTTTTCACCTTCGCTTTAGCAGAGAAACATTGCAATCGTTTTAAAACCTGGTGTTTCAGCAAAGGTTTAGCTACCCATGTTACCCTCTGAGAAGATAAATGTCTGGTGGTGAAGTCAGAATAAATTAACAATATATCAGATGCCAGAAATTATTAGTTTGTAATTTATATAATTGCtggattattattgttaatttattcagcggacacttttggccacagTGACTTATTTGTGACTAGTGATACAGCTAGGGATTTTACTGGAGCCGTCTGACTGTGGTACCACACTCAAGGCTACAACAGCAGTGCTCCACCTGAGATTTTTAACACAACCTTTATGATACCGAGCCCTAACCACTCCCGTCAAATTCGGCTGTGaattttacttaatttaaaagTCACTTACcaaatttaaatcattttttcaaaATGGTATTAGCTTTAATTCAAATACTTTAGTATTTACCATGCTGacatcatattttaaataaatgatataaccagcagccacatcaccctgcaactcacaactggcagcccactgaagctcagcaggtgtgagcctggtcagtacctggatgggagactcctgggaaaaactaaggttgctgctggaagaggtgttagtggggccagcagggggtgctcaccctgcggctcatgtgggtcctaatgccccagtatagtgacgggggacactatactgtaaacaggcgccgtccttcggatgagacgtaaaaccaaggtcctgactctctgtggtcattcaaaatcccagggcgtttctcgaaaagagtagagaAGTAACCccggcccttaccaatcatggccccctaataatccccatctaagaattggctacattactctgctctcctcccactaatagctgatgtgtggtgagcgttctggcgcactatggctgccgtcgcatcatccaggtggatgctgcacattggtggtggcggaggggagtccccattacctgtaaagcgctttgagtggagtctccagaaaagcgctatataagtgtaagcaattattattattaacccggTTCCAGTAATAGAACCGGGTTAGGGGTCCATTACTAGTTTAAATCTAGTAATGGACCCCTAATGCCTTCAGATCAGTGGTCAGATGTTCACCCCTCTGATCACAACATAGTACTGAACATGCAGCAAAGCATCTGCTTGTTCACCTGAACACCGCTGTTTCACATACAGCATAGAGTAGACCAACGCAGCCCTTTTGTCCTAATTTTCCATCGATACCAGTGCAGATCTGCTCACAGTCCATTCTCACCACTGCCCAGCAGAGGGCGCTTTTGAACCATTTTCTCCTACATTTCAGAATAGCCACTGGCAGGCTCTCCGTGTTAACTAGAACTCGGAGCAACATAAGTTGCTGGTGCCAGAAGGGTGCCGTTTTCCTTGAATTATTTAAGGTTCATGGAAGGTCTGGCTGTAATGTTAACCAAAACAATGGTTTTGTGCACATTTAATGATTTCTCTTGCACTGCCCACACACTCCGAGAGACACGATGGCACAGCAGTTGGCatcgctgcctcgcagtgcCGGGGCCCTGGGCTTTACTTTTCTATgtgctccctgtgtttgcataggtttcctcccacaaagaTACTGGTAAATTAAGTTGTTTGCGGGAGAAGTGGCTCTGGTGCGAGTGtctccgtgtctgtgtgtgccctggggTGGTGTGGCGTCCtgaccagggtgtaccctgccatgtgccccactgcttgctgggataggctctggctcccccacgaccctggATTGAagcagcagttagaaaatgaatggatggacaaCACAATTTACAAAAGCGAGAAACACACTTGATGAGTCTGCAAGTGGGATGCATGTCATATGTTAGGAGAATATCTCACCTGGGTCTATCAAAACAGTGCTTCCTGCAGTAACATGAAACAAGAATGCTTGTAGAAAAAGCCTAGTCTTGAGTTTCTATTAAAGATCAAATAACTGGCAAAAAGCAGTACTGAATTTGTCACATTTCAGCATGAGAATAGACGTCTGGGTAACTGATAccgttgttaaaaaaaaaaaccttcataaCAGCattcaaagttaaaaacataactTTTTAAAAGCTGTCATGACAATAATGAAAGCAGAGGCCTTACTGATTCTTTGATATGAATAGTATTTTATTTAGTCCAGTTAGTTTCCCATGTATTTGAACAATCTCATTCATTTCGAAGCAGTCTCAGTGATCTAACGTGAACATGAACTCATGCATCCACTGCTCTCAGACTGTTCGGTCTGCCttgccacaccaacactggctACTTTTCTGCACTCGTCTCTCATCAGGAAGAGCCAAGCTTAGCTCTCCGGGACACACCAACAGTGGCAAACCCGTGTcgatatatttacagtaatagATTCTATTTCCAGTGAGTAAACAGGTCAAATGGGAATAGTGTGGCACGTACATACTGCAGGTTATTACACATGCGTGTTTCAATTTCAGGTCGCTGCAGTCCATATGAGATCAAGGGGATAGTTCATGGAGGATAAAATGTTattctatatatatacagttGCTCTGCAaccaaaatcaaattaattacattcaATGCTCTTTAACAACAGCCTCAAAATATTTACCTGTATCTCAAGTGGCCACTGGTAGAATTAAAACAGCGTCTAACAGATTTCGTGGGATATCATTTTAGCTGTGTTGGCGTCACTCATGACTGTTTTCTGTACCGCCTGAGGGCCAGAAAGATACCGCAGGCCCTAAAAGGAGGGGGATATTCAGGGTAGGCGTCCTGTGAAGCTCTCGCAGAGTGGATCCAAACTCGCCCCTTCCCGAGAGCGGTGTCCCGTGCCGTGCTTGCTCCCCAGGCAGGAGGCCCCCAAGGCAGACTGGCCCTTTCCTCCCGGCCACACGGCCGCAGGTAGTTCTTGGGGTTTAACCGGTGGACCTGTGCGACGCTGGAGAAGACGGGGATGGAGCGCGGTTTGTCGTTCTGCACTACATCAACTGAAAGTGGTTtagcacaaaaaataaagtcCTTTGGGCTTGGAAAACTGGGCCACTATTTTATCACGGCAGAACCGTGTGCGAGAAATGGGTTAACTTGGGATTCTTCACCACCGCTGGTTCTGCAACGATGGGCGTGTTTGCCACTTTTGACACGCATGCAAAGCTCCGAGCTTACATGCCAGAGGATATTTAGCATGTTTGCTCCAGGAGGACTTTTCTTCAAGGTGTCAAAGACGTCTTGCCAAGTGGAGGGCACAAAACAACGGACCCAAATCAGCTCTCCAGTGCACTGCACATGTAGGAGACTGCTTGGTGTGACTTGTTAGTCCCTCTTTAGGACGGCTGCAATGGCAACAGCTGTGCTTTCAGTGAGCCATTCTCCAGCATCTTAGTCACATGTCACCGTGTTGTCAAATCTGTGTGGATCTCACCTGCTCAGAAGACAGTCAACGAATCACAATCTGAAAGATACAAAAGGACTTCCTGTCGACTGGGGAAAAGAAACAATAAGCCGAGGAAAAAGCATGATTTGCCTCCTAGGAGGTGACCAAAAATTCAATATCGCTGTAAGAGGGAAGCAAGCTGATTTGAAAGGAATGTAAAATGTTCGGGATCTCCCGCCGAGAGCCACTGGTTCTTTGTAGTAAATAAAGGACTgaccttgttgtttttttttaaatcaacctAGAGCCGAGTTCCAGTTTGAAAAGAAAACGTTCATGTTGTCTGGGTGCAGGATGTGTGAACAACAGAACTGTCCAGATAATTGCCCAGCTGTGTTAGATGATGCCGAACAGGAAGCCGGAGCGCTGGTCTGGCC
This genomic window from Lepisosteus oculatus isolate fLepOcu1 chromosome 2, fLepOcu1.hap2, whole genome shotgun sequence contains:
- the itgb1bp1 gene encoding integrin beta-1-binding protein 1 — its product is MFRKVKKRHSSSSSQSSEISTKSKSVDSSLGGLSRSSTVASLDTDSTKSSGNSTSDACAEFRVKYVGAIERLQFEMCRTLQEPLELINYIDVAQQDGKLPFVPADEELVLSVSKNGVKVSSVDQCDVLHRYPLYLIVRMLCYDDGLGAGRNLLALKTTDPEQEQCSIWVYQCNSSEQAQAICKVLSGAFDAVLASGKS